The stretch of DNA TGGCCCATGCGGCTCGAGATTCAGCAGTCATTTGTCTGTTCCATGACGCATCACATGGGCCTTGGCAAGAAGCAAAAGAGAGAAACACCAACGGGACACCTTGTGTGCACGTTCCTGTTATTATTTCagggtggtggtggtggtatgTACATGTACATCGCCCATGCATGGATACGACGATACGGCTGCAACACGCAACGAAAAACACAACAAGTTGGGTCCGTCGAGCACCACGATCCCAAGAGCAAAATGCCAAACAGCAAAAGACCACCGAAATTCATTCCAAAACCCGCATTTCTAGGCCAGTCACCGGTCACGACCACCCCCTACCCCCCTACCCCCTACCCCATCATGGGCACGGCTCGAGGCGGCTCGAGCTCACCCATGGCGCCGTCACTGACAGCGGGGACCACCATGCGCTTGTATCGCCACCCATCTTCCCGCCTCTGCCACGGCTAACTCACCGGCAGTCGGGCCCAGTGCTCGGCCTCGTGCCTCTCGTGCTTCTTCTCCTCGTCCCCCGCCGGCTCGCCGGAGAAGgcctccgctgccgccgctgccaGCGCCTCCTCCCCCCACGTGGCGGCTCTCCTCCCGGACTTGAACTTCCGCATTGCCGCCACGCTcgcctccttctcctcctcgtcgtATTCGCTCCCCTCCAGCGCCATCTTCTtgcccgccgcgccgccgccgactccCCGGGAggcgcagccgccgccgccgcaccggaaCACGGCCGCCACCCCGCGCCACCACCTGCGCtggcgccgccgcccgcacctCTCCCGGTCGGACAGCACCTTCCCAATGCAGGACACCTTGGGCGACCGCGGCTCCTCGCCGGTGCCGCCAGAGCGCTTGTCGGGCAAGATCCGGCCCTTCGACGGCTGGCGCCGGGTGAAGGCCGGCCGGATCCTGGCCGGGAGGCCGAAGAAGGTGGCGGTGGCCGCGGCCGGGCCGCCCGCGACGCGTGCGGAGTTGGAGCGCGCCTTGAGCGGGACGGGGTTGcaggcgccgcccgccgccgccgacgacttGGGGTTGGTGCTGCCCTTGGTTGAGTCGTCCCGCTCGTATATCGGGTTCAGCTCCGAGAAGGACGCGTCGTCGCCGATGCGGATGGTTATCGACTCCGGCGGGAAGTCgtggtccggcggcggcggcggcacgcgCCGCGGGGGCGAGGCGTCGCCGCTGTCGCCGCCCGCGATGACCGTCTCGCACGACACCTTCCTGTCCCCGgcgcccgcgcccgcgccgccgcacaCCAGGCTCTCCAGGTCGACCTGCGGCATCGCCCGTTGCCAAACCAGCTACGTAGTACGCACCTCCCGGCCCCGTCAACACGGCGTGGCGGCGGCGAGCGCCCGGCAGGGAGAGGGGCAGGAGGCTGGCTGGTATCTAGGAGCAGGGAGAGTGATAAGCGGACGCCACCACACGCTGCTCCCCTTAAAAATTCGGAGGTGGACGGGGCAGGGGGAGGGGCGAGGCCCAGAGCGGATGCACCAGAGGCTGTCGAATAGTGGCGCCACCCCTGAAACGAAACGAACTCCAATAACGGATCTCGACTATTTGTCTCCCCAAAACAGCGTTATTTACCGAGTAATAACCAGGCAGTGTACTGATGAGATTGTACGTAAAAAATAGTACGACCATGAGAGCCTGTAAAATCTCCTGCGATTTGGCCAATGAATTAAGTATTGCATTTGTGCAGCGAATAGTTTTATCAGGGCGCAGGCATGAGTGAGCTGAGCACAGCGATTTGGCGCCGATCTGGAGGGGAGGCCTCCGACTCCGACAGAGCCCATTTTCTCCCGTGGCCCTCCCAATTAACAAGCTTATAGTCTTTTCGTTTCCGAGTGGAAAGGCCACTGATCCGCCTCAGACCGATCTGTCTTCTAGTTAAGCCGCGCTGCAGCAGTGCCCACCAACACCGGTGCTTCAAATTTCGAAAATTAAACAACGGTTGGGCCTGCAGATTCAGCCTGTGCACAACTGTTTTTCAGTTCAAAAGTTCAAGCAGGCAGTAGCATACAGTACATGGGATCAGTTACAGCATAAAACCATATACTCCTGCACTAGACAGATAGGTTGTGAACTTCTCCTAAAACAACCAACCATTATCTTCCCCTTTTTACCGGGATCAAAAGTACGATTTGAGGGGGTAAATCTGCGGGGAATGAGGTCATGAACAGAAATGAGATGGGGCTGGGCAGACGCTCAGTAAATAAACGGAATCAAGGGCAGTTCTGGGCTTGGCGCAAGGTGCTGCTGACCGGCGATCACATGGCCGTGTCGGAGAAGGCATCGGGCAGGCAGGGCACCTACCCGATCTGTACTATTCTGTTGCCATTGCTGCAGATTGAGCACCCAGACTGAGAGCGTGGCTTGGCTCCTAAACATGCTGATTTCGCCCCTTCAGCTGGCGGCCTAGCCCTAGTAGGTTAGCTCGAAAGGGGCTAATGACAGATGTGACACGTCACCTTGTCAATCCTACCAAAGACGAGACAATGATAGGAAAAAGATATCTGAATGGCCCTAGGCAGCTTAGCAATCAGCTGCTGGTTGCTAATCAGACAAAGATTTTTTCGAAAAAGATGCAGAGATAGTGATTTATATCAGTAGTACGAAGAAAAGAAAATGCAGACAGTGATTTTTCGAGAATGATTTATGTAGAAGAAACCGAGCTGCATGCTCAAACCCGTAGTCAAACATTGGTCAACAACCCCCACAGGCTCAGAAGATCCCAAGGGATCCAAATTATTGCACTCTCAGTCCCATCAAGAGGTACACGTCGGCGAACAGCGACGAATGGGACGAGGAACAAAATTAAGATCAAGTACCAGATATGATAAAGTAAAGGAGTGGAAAACCACATGACTGGGGAGAGGCGCAAGAGCATATCTTTACAACTTGTTCTTGAAAAAGATGCATTGATCTTCATTCCAAACAGCCCCGGCCTTGGGAAACACAGCCCCACAGGCTGCCATGGGGCCTGAATTATTGTACTCGCATCCGCTGATTCGCATGATCAAAACAGCGACGAATGGGACGAGGAACAAAATTAGAACCAAGCGATTGATGTTAGATGTAAATGAATTGAAGAAGAATCCAGGCCAAATGGGACCCCGATGCAACCAATTTGTTGTGCCCACAAGCACTTCCTGGATGCTTGCAGGTTAATACTATGTGCACAACAAAGGTAGTATCACATCAAACATTTGTAAGATGGAACATCAAGGTACACCTTTGTACGGCTGAAGAAAAGgtgctccctccgttccaaaatacttgtcGTGGTTTTGGTTCAAAGTTTAACTAAAACCACCAGAAGTATTTTGGAACGGGGGGAGTGCACCTTCGtagtatagtactccctctgttcggATACATATGACGTATTTGATTTGTTAAGACAAGGTTTTGACCAACAGTTACTGCATTAGTAATCCCTATTGCCTTACTTTCTATTAGGTGTATTTTTTCAGATAAATTCTAAATTATCAGGCATATTTCCTTTTTACCCCAGTAGATGCCAGTTCTACCCTCCCCGAATTGGAAAGATTTTAAATTACCCATTGGTAATTACTCCTCTGATCAATGTTGTAACCAGGATCACCAGTCCAAAATTATCCTCAAATCAGTTCTTGGTCACAGTACACCAAAAAATAGACCTAAAAAGGGAACAATATACAACACAAAATCGATGTCTTTAGACTCATATTCAAAACTACCAATGTGCGATTGCGGTTTTGTAACACATAGGTTTCATATTAATGGAGCAAATGTTGGTCAAAGTTTGTCTCAACTAACTAAAAAAGAAAATACTCCCTTTAAATCCATACTGCCAGAGTTGATTATAAAGCATGCCAAAGCAAATTACAGGAATAGTGAATTGTTCTACTGTACAAACAAATTAAATCTTTGAAGCATCATTGAAACTTGTGACAGCCAACAATGCATGCGTCAAATCTTTAGTACGTGGAATTTTCAACACTGATAGTCTCCAAATGAAGCTTGGATGAGTAAGTTCATTGGTATAAATAAAACCTGGCAGAGCTAAAACATGGTGGAACTGTTGATCGTGACATAGACACATAATATTTTGATGTTTCCGGTCGAAATATTCACCAAAATCTCAACAGCCAAGGTTCAGATTTAGACAGAACTGCATGCATAGCAAAACACCTCTCTTTAGTGGCTAAGAGGGACTTTGGGGGAAACTAGCAATTAATTGGTTTCAGCTATTCAACACAAGATAATTGCATACATAAGTCAAAATAGTTTGCTATAACAGATCAGGAATTTTGGGAGGAACAATGCTACGGAAATAAGGTAAGGGAAGTTTGATAATGGACTGTTTCCCTCATAAAAATGTCGCTGGAGTGAACTCTTTGATGAGCACATTAAAATTCCTACCACCATCATTTAGGATTAAAAGACAATTTTATGAAATCTACAGATATCAGCAGATAACAATAATGTtaaggccactgctagcatgctGGTTGAGCCTTCTGTTTCAGAGGACCATGCTATGTTCTCTTCCAAATCCAATTCAGCAGCTATACTACCCCAACAGTGCATAATACATCAGCATGTTCGTTCAGACTTCTCTATCAAATGCTCACAACAGTGCATACCATACTACCCAACAGAGGACTGAGATGAAATATTAGTATTATCAAGAACTATACGATGAGTACATGGACCACGACAATGAAACATTGTATCTATTTAGAGAAGCAGCGAGAAACACAACAAATACGATGCGGAATGGCTAGAAAAAAGGGtaagcatacatgaatcacaaCAATTTAAACCTTCTCCAGAATGATCTCCAGTATGGACACAGAATTGACCTTCCAACTTTTTGGGGGGCGAGATCCCACCGTTTCTTTAGGTCCAGGATCACAGAGTAAACAGAGGCAAGGAATGCCTCGATCTCGAACGATGCAGGGATTGCTCTGTAACATTTCATGTCAAGAAGTTGCCTAAGGGGCCTTACTCTTCAcggcggggaggggggcttgcccgGCCCAGTCGTCGTCGGCGGCGGGGGCTGCTGCAGGGGAGGAGGTGGGGTAGCAGCGGAAGCGCCCTGCGACTCCTCGGCGGCGGCGAGCTGGCGGAGGCGGGCCTGGAGGGCGCGGACGCGGTCCTCGGTGCGGCGGAGCTTGCACCATCGCCAGGTGATGTACGCGCCGAGCCCGCCGTAGACGAGGATGTAGGAGCCCCACACGTACGGGTACGTCTCCGCGTGCTCTTTCGTGCTCCTCCATTGCTCCCGCAGCTTCGCGATCAAGCTGCCTCCAGCCCCCGCCGCGCtcaccggcggcggcggcggcgcgtccTCGCCATCCCCAGGAGTCGCCATTGGTGTGGTGCGCTACTTTTTCGCCTTGTTCTTAGGGCAAGTGGGAATGGCCGAATTGGTCGGGTAATTTGGCCCAGGCTAGAATGGACCCTGTCTTTTTGTCTCGCTTTGCATATACGTGGGCTGGGCTACATCGTGGGCTTAAACTTCTTGCGTAAAATATTGCGTCCATGATATATTCTCAGAATATATATTAAGAAAAAAAAGACAGGTTTGTCTAAAAAAAGATAGGTTCAGTTCTTTTTAAGGAAAAAAGCCAGGTCCATAGCCAAGCCAGTTGTAAATGCAAAAAAAGGGATGTACAATACTTAGGCTATGTGGCTATGTGCCCAAAATGGAGGCACACCCGATAACGCATGAGGTAGATCAGGCTCATGTCGTGGCGGTAGTATGTGCGGTGTGTCCATTTGACAACACCAAAAAATACTTAGGCTATGTTTTGAATGACAGAATAGTTGAAATTTGAGATGATGGTGCATAGATGTAAATCAGCCCCTTTAAATTGTTGTATATCATCATCTTTAAATTCTTCTAAAAAGGGATATTCCATATAACTATATATTAGTATTATACTATTATATAATTAAAAAAATCTAACCACTGTTGATCCACATATGCTAAATTATCATCTCGCTGGATTACGCTGGGGATTTAGCACAAAAAAATTATACAATAAACAACTCTAGAGATATGATAAGTAACCAACTACTCAAGTGCCGGCTACAAAGATAATACTTGAACCATTCTGTATACAACACAAAAAAGGCAAATCATTTCTTACTTATTACATTTTTTCTAAAATGTAAGTCAAACCTTTTAAGTCTGACTAAGACTTTTTTTTCTAGGAACTTGAATATGTTTATAGAGAAAATATTAACGTATGCAATACCAAAAATTTAGACTACGACAACATGTTTTGCAATTCATGTACTAATAATTCACCCAAAAAAGTATTTTGTGAAAACATCTAGTAGATATGAATACATGTAAAAGATATCCATTTTCTTTTATGAAATACTACTCTATATAGAACCAAGTATTTGACCGATCCATTGGATCGTTCAGGTGCGCATGACGCGCTGTGCTAAGCGCGTGCTAGTTCATAGCTTTTCATCATAAGAATACTACAATTAGCTCTGCATTTTCTCTTCTCGCTAAGTGTAAGCCTTCCCTCTAGCACCTTTCCATCCACTAGGTTTAGACCCTGCTCCGTTGCCGCTACTGAAGGGAGCATGCTCCCATGCTCTAGGAGCTCATGGACTGTTGGATCTCAGATCTAACGGCAACCTCAGGAGCTAAGG from Triticum urartu cultivar G1812 chromosome 3, Tu2.1, whole genome shotgun sequence encodes:
- the LOC125545353 gene encoding uncharacterized protein LOC125545353; its protein translation is MATPGDGEDAPPPPPVSAAGAGGSLIAKLREQWRSTKEHAETYPYVWGSYILVYGGLGAYITWRWCKLRRTEDRVRALQARLRQLAAAEESQGASAATPPPPLQQPPPPTTTGPGKPPSPP
- the LOC125545352 gene encoding uncharacterized protein LOC125545352 encodes the protein MPQVDLESLVCGGAGAGAGDRKVSCETVIAGGDSGDASPPRRVPPPPPDHDFPPESITIRIGDDASFSELNPIYERDDSTKGSTNPKSSAAAGGACNPVPLKARSNSARVAGGPAAATATFFGLPARIRPAFTRRQPSKGRILPDKRSGGTGEEPRSPKVSCIGKVLSDRERCGRRRQRRWWRGVAAVFRCGGGGCASRGVGGGAAGKKMALEGSEYDEEEKEASVAAMRKFKSGRRAATWGEEALAAAAAEAFSGEPAGDEEKKHERHEAEHWARLPVS